The following proteins come from a genomic window of Achromobacter deleyi:
- a CDS encoding NADP-dependent malic enzyme — MDETLTKMALDYHAYPTPGKISVTPTKTLANQDDLSLAYSPGVAAACMAIFDQGDDAASKYTSRGNLVGVITNGTAVLGLGNIGPLAAKPVMEGKGCLFKKFAGIDVFDIELAENDPDKLVDIIAALEPTLGGVNLEDIKAPECFYIEKKLRERMKIPVFHDDQHGTAIISSAAILNGLKVVGKDIGSVKLACSGAGAAAIACLDLLVHLGVKRENIYVVDSRGVIWEGRDENMEANKKRYAQKTDARTLADVVNAADVFLGCSTAGVLTADMVKTMADRPLILALANPEPEIRPEVAKAARPDCIIATGRSDYPNQVNNVLCFPFIFRGAMDAGASRITEEMKLACVKAIAELAQAEQNDEVARAYAGQELSFGPDYIIPKPFDPRLIVQIAPAVAQAAADSGVAARPIEDIEAYRQKLMGFVYHSGQLMRPLFAQAKKAPKRVIYADGEDERVLRAVQTVADEKLAFPILIGRPSVIEMRIKKFGLRLVAGQHFEIVDPEDDSRFNETWTAYYQLKGREGVTPAIAKAMIRKHNTLIGAMLLRRGDADALLCGVASKYDNQLKYIDEIIGKKEGQTYAALNVLMLPDQTLFVTDTHVNENPSAEEVANITIQAADEMLRFGVVPKIALLSHSNFGSRVTESSRKMAAARQLVQDRAPDLEVDGEMHADSALSEKIRVQAYPDSTLKGPANLLVMPTLDTGNITYNMLKMTGSNGVAMGPILLGAARPVHILTTSATVRRIVNMTALAVVDAQQEAAEAAKKRR, encoded by the coding sequence ATGGACGAAACCCTCACCAAAATGGCGTTGGATTACCACGCCTATCCCACCCCCGGCAAAATCTCGGTCACGCCGACCAAGACGCTCGCCAACCAGGACGACCTGTCGCTGGCGTACTCGCCCGGCGTGGCCGCCGCCTGCATGGCCATCTTCGACCAGGGCGACGACGCCGCGTCCAAGTACACCTCGCGCGGCAACCTGGTGGGCGTGATCACCAACGGCACCGCCGTGCTCGGCCTGGGCAACATCGGCCCGCTGGCCGCCAAGCCGGTCATGGAAGGCAAGGGCTGCCTGTTCAAGAAGTTCGCCGGCATCGACGTGTTCGACATCGAACTGGCCGAGAACGACCCCGACAAGCTGGTCGACATCATCGCCGCGCTCGAGCCCACGCTCGGCGGCGTCAACCTCGAGGACATCAAGGCGCCCGAGTGCTTCTACATCGAGAAGAAGCTGCGCGAGCGCATGAAGATCCCCGTCTTCCACGACGACCAGCACGGCACCGCCATCATCTCGTCGGCCGCCATCCTGAACGGCCTGAAGGTCGTGGGCAAGGACATCGGCTCGGTCAAGCTGGCCTGCTCGGGCGCCGGCGCCGCCGCCATCGCCTGCCTGGACCTGCTGGTGCACCTGGGCGTCAAGCGCGAGAACATCTACGTGGTGGATTCGCGCGGCGTGATCTGGGAAGGCCGCGATGAAAACATGGAAGCCAACAAGAAGCGCTACGCGCAGAAGACCGACGCGCGCACGCTGGCCGACGTGGTCAACGCCGCCGACGTGTTCCTGGGCTGCTCGACCGCCGGCGTGCTGACCGCCGACATGGTCAAGACCATGGCCGACCGTCCGCTGATCCTGGCGCTGGCCAACCCGGAACCGGAAATCCGCCCGGAAGTCGCCAAGGCCGCCCGCCCCGACTGCATCATCGCCACCGGCCGTTCGGACTACCCGAACCAGGTCAACAACGTGCTGTGCTTCCCCTTCATCTTCCGCGGCGCCATGGATGCCGGCGCCTCGCGCATCACCGAGGAAATGAAGCTGGCGTGCGTCAAGGCCATCGCCGAACTGGCGCAAGCCGAACAGAACGATGAAGTGGCCCGCGCCTACGCCGGCCAGGAACTGTCGTTCGGTCCCGACTACATCATCCCGAAGCCGTTCGATCCGCGCCTGATCGTCCAGATCGCCCCGGCCGTGGCCCAGGCCGCCGCCGACTCCGGCGTGGCCGCCCGTCCGATCGAGGACATCGAGGCCTACCGCCAGAAGCTGATGGGCTTCGTCTACCACTCGGGCCAGCTGATGCGCCCGCTGTTCGCCCAGGCCAAGAAGGCGCCCAAGCGCGTCATCTACGCCGACGGCGAAGACGAGCGCGTGCTGCGCGCGGTGCAGACCGTGGCCGACGAAAAGCTGGCGTTCCCGATCCTGATCGGCCGCCCGTCCGTGATCGAGATGCGCATCAAGAAGTTCGGCCTGCGCCTGGTGGCCGGCCAGCACTTCGAGATCGTCGATCCCGAAGACGACAGCCGCTTCAACGAAACCTGGACCGCGTACTACCAGCTCAAGGGCCGCGAAGGCGTGACTCCGGCCATCGCCAAGGCGATGATCCGCAAGCACAACACGCTGATCGGCGCGATGCTGCTGCGCCGTGGCGATGCCGACGCGCTGCTGTGCGGCGTGGCCAGCAAGTACGACAACCAGCTCAAGTACATCGACGAAATCATCGGCAAGAAGGAAGGCCAGACCTACGCCGCCCTGAACGTGCTGATGCTGCCCGACCAGACGCTGTTCGTCACCGACACCCACGTCAACGAGAACCCGTCGGCCGAGGAAGTGGCGAACATCACCATCCAGGCCGCCGACGAGATGCTGCGTTTCGGCGTGGTGCCCAAGATCGCCCTGCTGTCGCATTCGAACTTCGGCAGCCGCGTCACGGAATCGTCGCGCAAGATGGCCGCCGCGCGCCAGCTGGTGCAGGACCGCGCGCCCGACCTGGAAGTGGACGGCGAAATGCACGCCGACTCCGCCCTGTCGGAAAAGATCCGCGTGCAGGCCTACCCGGACAGCACCCTGAAGGGTCCGGCCAACCTGCTGGTCATGCCGACGCTGGACACCGGCAACATCACGTACAACATGCTGAAGATGACCGGCAGCAATGGCGTCGCGATGGGCCCGATCCTGCTGGGCGCCGCGCGTCCGGTGCACATCCTGACGACCAGCGCCACCGTGCGCCGCATCGTCAACATGACCGCCCTGGCCGTGGTCGATGCGCAGCAGGAAGCCGCCGAGGCCGCCAAGAAGCGCCGTTGA
- a CDS encoding succinate dehydrogenase iron-sulfur subunit produces MSTKRIVKFEIYRYDPDKDERPYMQKLEVELQPTDKMLLDALVRIKNDVDDSLALRRSCREGVCGSDAMNINGKNGLACTTNLRELKEPIVLRPLPGLPVIRDLIVDMTHFFNQYHSIRPYLINDTPPPEKERLQSPEAREELDGLYECILCACCSTSCPSFWWNPDKFVGPAGLLQAYRFIADSRDEATGERLDNLEDPYRLFRCHTIMNCVDVCPKGLNPTKAIGKIKELMVRRTV; encoded by the coding sequence CAAGTTCGAAATCTACCGCTACGATCCGGACAAGGACGAGCGCCCGTACATGCAGAAGCTGGAAGTCGAACTCCAGCCCACCGACAAGATGCTGCTCGATGCGCTGGTGCGCATCAAGAACGACGTCGATGACAGCCTGGCCCTGCGCCGCTCGTGCCGTGAAGGCGTGTGCGGTTCGGACGCCATGAACATCAACGGCAAGAACGGCCTGGCCTGCACGACGAACCTGCGCGAGCTGAAGGAACCGATCGTGCTGCGCCCGCTGCCGGGCCTGCCCGTGATCCGCGACCTGATCGTGGACATGACGCACTTCTTCAACCAGTACCACTCGATCCGCCCGTACCTCATCAACGACACGCCGCCGCCCGAGAAAGAGCGCCTGCAGTCGCCCGAGGCGCGCGAAGAGCTGGACGGCCTGTACGAGTGCATCCTGTGCGCGTGCTGTTCCACTTCCTGCCCGTCGTTCTGGTGGAATCCGGACAAGTTCGTCGGCCCCGCCGGCCTGCTGCAAGCCTACCGCTTCATCGCCGACAGCCGCGACGAAGCCACCGGCGAGCGTCTGGACAACCTGGAAGACCCGTACCGCCTGTTCCGTTGCCATACCATCATGAACTGCGTCGACGTCTGTCCCAAGGGGCTGAACCCGACCAAGGCCATTGGCAAGATCAAGGAACTGATGGTCCGTCGGACGGTCTAG
- a CDS encoding DUF2214 family protein encodes MLLDAFLAWFHFLAIFVLVVVLTAEAVLLRPDLTPATLKRLVVYDRLYLLSAILVLVTGVLRLMLGAKGAAFYMGNPWFHAKITLFVIIGLCSAPPTLAFLRWARQARQQPAFVPDAAQIKRARRWVMIESHLFIFLPLFAVLMARGIGA; translated from the coding sequence ATGCTGCTCGACGCCTTCCTGGCCTGGTTTCACTTCCTGGCCATCTTCGTGCTGGTGGTGGTGCTGACCGCCGAAGCGGTGCTGCTGCGCCCCGACCTGACGCCGGCCACGCTCAAGCGCCTGGTGGTCTATGACCGCCTGTATCTGCTCAGCGCGATCCTGGTGCTGGTCACCGGCGTGCTGCGCCTGATGCTCGGCGCCAAGGGCGCGGCCTTCTACATGGGCAACCCGTGGTTCCACGCCAAGATCACGCTGTTCGTCATCATCGGCCTCTGTTCGGCCCCGCCCACGCTGGCCTTCCTGCGTTGGGCAAGACAGGCACGCCAGCAGCCCGCCTTCGTGCCGGACGCCGCGCAGATCAAGCGCGCGCGCCGCTGGGTGATGATCGAATCGCACCTGTTCATCTTCCTGCCGCTGTTCGCCGTGCTGATGGCGCGCGGCATCGGCGCGTAA
- a CDS encoding citrate synthase translates to MNLSDKKATLSFSDGSAPIEFPVYKGTVGPDVIDIRKLYGQTGMFTFDPGFMSTAACESGITYIDGDKGELLYRGYPIEQLAVNCDFMDICYLILNGELPNQEQKADFDSQVTHHTMVNEQLHFFLRGFRRDAHPMAVLTGLVGALSAFYHDSTDITNPQHRHISAIRLIAKMPTLVAMAYKYSQGQPFIYPQNDLSYTGNFLRMMFATPCEDYKVNEVVERALDRIFILHADHEQNASTSTVRLCGSSGTNPFAAISAGVACLWGPAHGGANEACLQMLEELQANGGIAKVGEFMEKVKDKNSGVRLMGFGHRVYKNYDPRAKLMQETCKEVLSALGLENDPLFKLAMELERIALSDPYFVQRKLYPNVDFYSGIVQRAIGIPTSLFTAIFALARTVGWIAQWNEMLSDPDYKIGRPRQLFTGSVTRDVPPMDKR, encoded by the coding sequence ATGAACCTGTCTGACAAAAAAGCCACTCTGTCCTTCTCGGACGGCAGCGCACCCATTGAGTTCCCTGTTTACAAGGGTACGGTCGGTCCGGATGTGATCGACATCCGCAAGCTGTACGGCCAGACGGGCATGTTCACGTTTGACCCCGGCTTCATGTCGACCGCCGCCTGCGAATCGGGCATCACCTACATCGACGGCGACAAGGGCGAGCTGCTGTACCGCGGCTACCCGATCGAGCAACTGGCCGTCAATTGCGACTTCATGGACATCTGCTACCTGATCCTGAACGGCGAACTGCCGAACCAGGAACAGAAGGCCGACTTCGATTCGCAAGTGACCCATCACACGATGGTCAACGAACAGCTGCACTTCTTCCTGCGCGGCTTCCGTCGCGACGCCCACCCGATGGCCGTCCTGACGGGCCTGGTGGGCGCGCTGTCGGCGTTCTACCACGACTCGACCGACATCACGAACCCGCAACATCGCCACATCTCGGCCATCCGCCTGATCGCCAAGATGCCGACGCTGGTCGCGATGGCGTACAAGTACTCGCAAGGCCAACCGTTCATCTACCCGCAGAACGACCTGTCCTACACGGGCAACTTCCTGCGCATGATGTTCGCCACGCCGTGCGAAGACTACAAGGTCAATGAAGTCGTCGAGCGCGCGCTCGACCGCATCTTCATCCTGCACGCCGACCACGAGCAGAACGCCTCGACCTCCACGGTCCGCCTGTGCGGTTCGTCGGGCACCAACCCGTTCGCCGCCATCTCGGCCGGCGTGGCTTGCCTGTGGGGCCCGGCCCACGGCGGCGCCAACGAAGCTTGCCTGCAGATGCTGGAAGAGCTGCAAGCCAACGGCGGCATCGCCAAGGTCGGCGAGTTCATGGAGAAGGTCAAGGACAAGAACTCGGGCGTGCGCCTGATGGGCTTTGGCCACCGCGTCTACAAGAACTACGACCCGCGCGCCAAGCTGATGCAGGAAACGTGCAAGGAAGTGCTCTCGGCCCTGGGCCTGGAAAACGACCCGCTGTTCAAGCTGGCCATGGAACTGGAACGCATCGCCCTGTCGGATCCGTACTTCGTGCAGCGCAAGCTGTACCCGAACGTGGACTTCTACTCGGGTATCGTCCAGCGCGCCATCGGCATCCCGACCTCGCTGTTCACGGCCATCTTCGCGCTGGCCCGCACGGTGGGCTGGATCGCCCAGTGGAACGAAATGCTGTCGGATCCCGATTACAAGATCGGCCGTCCGCGCCAGCTGTTCACCGGTTCGGTCACGCGCGACGTGCCGCCGATGGACAAGCGTTGA
- a CDS encoding succinate dehydrogenase assembly factor 2, with translation MSRLTELERARLRWRARRGLLENDLIITRYLDAHEAELTDDDVTALTQLFELGDNDLLDLLLARKELEGELDTPRLRGIIGQMRSL, from the coding sequence ATGAGCAGGCTTACTGAACTGGAACGGGCGCGTCTGCGTTGGCGGGCGCGCCGGGGCCTGCTCGAAAACGACTTGATCATCACCCGGTATCTCGACGCCCACGAAGCCGAGCTTACCGACGATGACGTGACGGCATTGACGCAGCTCTTCGAGTTGGGAGACAACGATCTTCTCGACCTGCTGCTGGCCCGCAAGGAACTCGAGGGCGAACTCGACACGCCCCGACTCCGCGGCATCATCGGCCAGATGCGGTCGCTCTGA
- the mdeB gene encoding alpha-ketoglutarate dehydrogenase, protein MCDASHSPAGADPRHDADPAETAEWRDGLQSLVEASGADRAGYVLDNLLGHAATLGLRANSQTRTAYLNTIPADQEPPFPGNLAVEERIARINRWNALAMVVRANQAHGELGGHIASYASAADLFEVGFNHFFRAAGADGPGDLVYMQPHSAPGVYARAYLEGFLSDDDLAHFRQEITATTRGLRGLSSYPHPWLMPDFWQFPTGSMGIGPINAIYQARFMRYLEHRSLVPGGDRKVWGIFGDGEMDEPESIAALTLAAREKLDNLVFVVNCNLQRLDGPVRGNGRIIDELETLYAGAGWNVIKLVWGSDWDALLRRDTNGALARAFANTVDGQFQTFAANDGAFNRAHFFNQNPELAALVADWTDEAIDRLHRGGHDMVKIHAAYHRAAHHRGQPTVILAQTKKGFGMGTAGQGKMTTHQQKKLDDEALLAFRDRFALPISDADCLALKFYRPAEDSAELRHLQARRAALGGHIPRRQTQAPRLAPPAVDQWARFALSADGKEMSSTMAIVRMLTALLKDPQVGPRIVPIVADEARTFGMANLFRQIGIYSAQGQLYQPEDIGSVLYYREARDGQILEEGITEAGAISSWTAAGTSYSVNGLPMLPFYIYYSMFGFQRIGDLIWAAADQRTRGFLIGATSGRTTLGGEGLQHQDGSSHIMAAAVPNCRAYDPAYAYEVAVIVEYGMRRMLDEQRDEFFYLTVTNENLAQPDLPRDGVAAEGILRGMYRLRPARQQAAVRLLGAGPMLREAEMAAERLHAEYGVDAEVWSVTSFSELARDGREAERARALGLASAPDADWVRACLGGSDAPVVAATDYVRAVPEQIRAWVPAPYRTLGTDGFGRSDTRARLRDFFEVSADWIVLHALDSLGRQAQADALRRKLGAADRATPPWAQ, encoded by the coding sequence ATGTGCGACGCCAGCCATTCCCCCGCCGGAGCAGACCCCCGGCATGACGCCGATCCCGCCGAGACCGCCGAATGGCGCGACGGCCTGCAGTCCCTGGTCGAGGCCTCGGGCGCCGACCGGGCGGGCTATGTGCTGGACAACCTGCTGGGGCATGCCGCCACGCTGGGCCTGCGCGCCAACAGCCAGACGCGCACCGCCTACCTGAACACCATCCCCGCCGACCAGGAGCCGCCCTTCCCCGGCAACCTGGCGGTCGAGGAACGCATCGCCCGCATCAACCGCTGGAACGCGCTGGCCATGGTGGTGCGCGCCAACCAGGCGCATGGCGAACTGGGCGGCCACATCGCCAGCTACGCCTCGGCCGCCGACCTGTTCGAAGTGGGCTTCAACCACTTCTTCCGCGCCGCCGGCGCCGACGGCCCGGGCGACCTGGTCTACATGCAGCCGCACTCGGCGCCCGGCGTCTACGCCCGCGCCTACCTGGAAGGCTTCCTGAGCGATGACGACCTGGCCCACTTCCGCCAGGAAATCACCGCCACCACGCGCGGCCTGCGCGGCCTGTCGTCGTACCCGCACCCGTGGCTGATGCCGGATTTCTGGCAGTTCCCGACAGGCTCGATGGGCATCGGCCCCATCAACGCCATCTACCAGGCGCGCTTCATGCGCTACCTGGAACACCGCTCGCTGGTGCCGGGCGGCGACCGCAAGGTCTGGGGCATCTTCGGCGACGGCGAAATGGACGAGCCCGAATCGATCGCCGCGCTGACCCTGGCCGCGCGCGAAAAGCTCGACAACCTGGTGTTCGTGGTCAACTGCAACCTGCAGCGCCTGGACGGCCCGGTGCGCGGCAATGGCCGCATCATCGACGAACTCGAAACCCTGTACGCCGGCGCCGGCTGGAACGTCATCAAGCTGGTCTGGGGCAGCGACTGGGACGCCCTGCTGCGCCGTGACACCAACGGCGCCCTGGCGCGCGCTTTCGCCAACACGGTGGACGGCCAGTTCCAGACCTTCGCCGCCAATGACGGCGCCTTCAACCGCGCCCACTTCTTCAACCAGAATCCCGAGCTGGCCGCGCTGGTGGCCGACTGGACCGACGAGGCCATCGACCGCCTGCACCGCGGCGGCCACGACATGGTCAAGATCCATGCCGCGTACCACCGCGCCGCGCATCATCGCGGCCAGCCCACCGTGATCCTGGCGCAGACCAAGAAGGGCTTCGGCATGGGCACGGCCGGCCAGGGCAAGATGACCACCCACCAGCAGAAGAAGCTGGACGACGAGGCGCTGCTGGCGTTCCGCGACCGCTTCGCGCTGCCGATCTCCGACGCCGACTGCCTGGCGCTCAAGTTCTACCGTCCGGCCGAGGACAGCGCCGAGCTGCGCCACCTGCAGGCGCGCCGCGCCGCGCTGGGCGGCCACATCCCCCGGCGCCAGACGCAGGCGCCACGACTGGCGCCGCCGGCGGTCGATCAATGGGCCCGCTTCGCGCTCAGCGCCGACGGCAAGGAAATGTCGTCCACCATGGCCATCGTGCGCATGCTGACGGCGCTGCTGAAGGACCCGCAGGTCGGCCCGCGCATCGTGCCCATCGTCGCCGACGAAGCCCGCACCTTCGGCATGGCCAACCTGTTCCGCCAGATCGGCATCTATTCCGCGCAGGGCCAGCTGTACCAACCCGAGGACATCGGCTCGGTGCTGTACTACCGCGAGGCGCGTGACGGCCAGATCCTGGAAGAAGGCATCACCGAGGCCGGCGCGATCTCGTCGTGGACGGCGGCCGGCACCAGCTACTCGGTCAACGGCCTGCCGATGCTGCCCTTCTATATCTATTACTCGATGTTCGGCTTCCAGCGCATCGGCGACCTGATCTGGGCGGCGGCCGACCAGCGCACGCGCGGCTTCCTCATCGGCGCCACGTCCGGCCGCACCACGCTGGGCGGCGAAGGCCTGCAGCACCAGGACGGCTCCAGCCACATCATGGCCGCGGCCGTGCCCAACTGCCGCGCCTATGATCCGGCCTACGCCTACGAGGTCGCCGTGATCGTCGAGTACGGCATGCGCCGCATGCTGGACGAACAGCGCGATGAATTCTTCTACCTGACCGTCACCAACGAGAACCTGGCGCAGCCCGACCTGCCGCGCGACGGCGTCGCGGCCGAAGGCATCCTGCGCGGCATGTACCGCCTGCGGCCGGCCCGTCAGCAGGCCGCGGTGCGCCTGCTGGGCGCCGGCCCCATGCTGCGCGAAGCGGAAATGGCCGCCGAGCGGCTGCACGCGGAATACGGCGTCGATGCCGAAGTCTGGAGCGTGACCAGCTTCTCCGAACTGGCGCGCGACGGCCGCGAGGCCGAACGCGCCCGCGCGCTCGGCCTGGCCAGCGCGCCGGACGCGGACTGGGTGCGCGCCTGCCTGGGCGGCAGCGACGCGCCGGTGGTGGCCGCGACCGACTACGTGCGCGCCGTGCCCGAACAGATCCGCGCCTGGGTGCCCGCGCCCTACCGCACGCTGGGCACCGACGGCTTCGGCCGCAGCGACACCCGCGCCCGCCTGCGCGACTTCTTCGAAGTCAGCGCCGACTGGATCGTGCTGCACGCGCTGGACAGCCTGGGTCGGCAGGCGCAGGCCGACGCGTTGCGCCGGAAACTCGGCGCCGCCGACCGCGCCACGCCGCCCTGGGCGCAATAA